The Oryctolagus cuniculus chromosome 5, mOryCun1.1, whole genome shotgun sequence genome includes a region encoding these proteins:
- the LOC100355052 gene encoding trace amine-associated receptor 8, which translates to MLSNFTKPAAQLCFENVNGSCIKTPYSPGSRVLLYTVFGFGSLLAVFGNLLVMTSVLHFKQLHTPTNFLIASLAGADFLVGVTVMPFSMVRSVESCWYFGNKFCTFHSCCDVAFCYTSVLHLCFISIDRYVAVTDPLVYPAKFTVSVSGICISISWILPLVYSWAVFATGLNDDGMESLVTALNCIGGCQIAVNQDWVLIDCLLFFMPTLVMIILYSKIFLVAKQQAIKIESTSSKADSSSESYKARVAKRERKAAKTLGVTVIAFMMSWLPYMIETLVDAFMGFITPAYIYEICCWCAYYNSAMNPVIYALFYPWFRKALKLILSGKVFQNSSSTISLFSE; encoded by the coding sequence ATGCTCAGCAATTTCACAAAGCCTGCAGCGCAGCTTTGCTTTGAGAATGTGAACGGATCTTGCATCAAAACTCCCTACTCGCCGGGGTCCCGGGTGCTCCTGTACACAGTGTTTGGCTTTGGGTCCCTGCTGGCTGTGTTTGGAAACCTCCTGGTGATGActtcagttcttcatttcaaGCAGCTGCACACTCCCACAAATTTCCTCATTGCCTCCCTGGCCGGTGCTGACTTCCTGGTGGGTGTGACTGTGATGCCCTTCAGCATGGTCAGGTCCGTGGAGAGCTGCTGGTATTTTGGAAACAAGTTTTGTACTTTTCACAGTTGCTGTGATGTGGCTTTTTGCTACACGTCTGTCCTCCACTTGTGCTTCATCTCCATCGACAGGTACGTTGCTGTCACTGACCCTCTGGTCTATCCCGCCAAGTTCACCGTGTCTGTGTCAGGAATTTGCATCAGCATCTCCTGGATCCTGCCCCTGGTGTACAGCTGGGCCGTGTTCGCCACAGGTCTCAATGATGATGGGATGGAAAGCTTAGTAACTGCTCTTAACTGTATAGGGGGCTGTCAAATTGCTGTGAACCAAGACTGGGTTTTGATAGATTGCCTGTTGTTCTTCATGCCGACCCTTGTTATGATAATTCTTTACAGTAAGATTTTTCTTGTAGCTAAGCAACAAGCAATAAAAATTGAATCTACTAGTAGCAAAGCAGACTCATCCTCAGAGAGTTACAAAGCCAGAGtagccaagagagagagaaaagcagctaAAACCCTGGGGGTCACGGTGATAGCATTTATGATGTCATGGTTACCATATATGATTGAAACATTAGTTGATGCTTTTATGGGCTTTATAACCCCTGCCTATATTTATGAGATCTGCTGTTGGTGTGCTTATTACAACTCAGCCATGAATCCTGTAATTTATGCTTTATTTTACCCTTGGTTTAGGAAAGccttaaaacttattttaagtGGGAAAGTTTTTCAAAATAGTTCATCCACCATTAGTTTGTTTTCAGAATAA
- the LOC100354791 gene encoding trace amine-associated receptor 8-like yields the protein MLSNFTKPAAQLCFENVNGSCIKTPYSPGSRVLLYTVFGFGSLMAVFGNLLVMTSVLHFKQLHTPTNFLIASLAGADFLVGVTVMPFSMVRSVESCWYFGSKFCTFHSCCDAAFCYSSLFHLCFISIDRYIAVTDPLVYPAKFTMSVSGICISISWILPLVYSWAVFATGLNDDGMESLVTALNCIGGCQIAVNQDWVLIDCLLFFIPTLVMIILYSKIFLVAKQQAIKIESTSSKADSSSESYKARVAKRERKAAKTLGVTVIAFMMSWLPYTIETLVDAFMGFITPAYIYEICCWCAYYNSAMNPVIYALFYPWFRKALKLILSGKVFKNSSSTLSLFSD from the coding sequence ATGCTCAGCAATTTCACAAAGCCTGCAGCGCAGCTTTGCTTTGAGAATGTGAACGGATCTTGCATCAAAACTCCCTACTCGCCGGGGTCCCGGGTGCTCCTGTACACAGTGTTTGGCTTTGGGTCCCTGATGGCTGTGTTTGGAAACCTCCTGGTGATGActtcagttcttcatttcaaGCAGCTGCACACTCCCACCAACTTCCTCATCGCCTCCCTGGCCGGTGCCGACTTCCTGGTCGGTGTGACTGTGATGCCCTTCAGCATGGTCAGGTCCGTGGAGAGCTGCTGGTATTTTGGAAGCAAGTTTTGTACTTTTCACAGTTGCTGTGATGCGGCTTTTTGCTACTCTTCTCTCTTCCACTTGTGCTTCATCTCCATCGACCGGTACATTGCTGTCACTGACCCTCTGGTCTATCCTGCCAAGTTCACCATGTCTGTGTCAGGAATTTGCATCAGCATCTCCTGGATCCTGCCCCTGGTGTACAGCTGGGCCGTGTTCGCCACAGGTCTCAATGATGATGGGATGGAAAGCTTAGTAACTGCTCTTAACTGTATAGGGGGCTGTCAAATTGCTGTGAACCAAGACTGGGTTTTGATAGATTGCCTGTTGTTCTTCATACCGACCCTTGTTATGATAATTCTTTACAGTAAGATTTTTCTTGTAGCTAAGCAACAAGCAATAAAAATTGAATCTACTAGTAGCAAAGCAGACTCATCCTCAGAGAGTTACAAAGCCAGAGtagccaagagagagagaaaagcagctaAAACCCTGGGGGTCACGGTGATAGCATTTATGATGTCATGGTTACCATATACGATTGAAACATTAGTTGATGCTTTTATGGGCTTTATAACCCCTGCCTATATTTATGAGATCTGCTGTTGGTGTGCTTATTACAACTCAGCCATGAATCCTGTAATTTATGCTTTATTTTACCCTTGGTTTAGGAAAGccttaaaacttattttaagtgggaaagtttttaaaaatagttcatcCACCCTTAGTTTGTTTTCAGATTAA